The proteins below come from a single Alnus glutinosa chromosome 9, dhAlnGlut1.1, whole genome shotgun sequence genomic window:
- the LOC133876931 gene encoding disease resistance protein RUN1-like, with protein sequence MDRNEGQTSSASPNKNGSTPPVNSQDISPFSVQPNSTTASNYDVFLSFRGEDTRKNFTDHLYSALMRVGIRTFRDDEELQRGKTIFTELRNVIRGTKISIVVFSKGYASSTWCLDELVEIVHGRNTIGHTLFPIFYHVDPSDVRKQTRTFAEAFVRHEERFQTDMERVQRWRVSLTEAANCSGWNLSSLANGYESSFIDKIVAQVSCEVEPVGLKVARHLVGINNRVDQVKDLLNLGINDVRIVGIYGMGGIGKTTLAKAVHNQICCEFVGSSCLLDIKEMSERPNGLVCLQEQLLSDILKTKNLKIDNVDRGINLIEKRIHGKRVLVVLDNVDNLKQFYTLVGNLELFGPRSRVIVTTRDEHVLIKLGVHGKYKVEELGEEESLQLFSLNAFSMLYPKEYYWELSICVVNYCRGLPLALEVLGSFLLGRSVAEWISELEKLQKFPHPEIQEILKISFDSLDGDAKDIFLDVACSFVDMDKEYVIKILDGCGFYPIIGISILIQRSLVTIDHENKLRMHDLIRDMGREIVREKSPNFPGKRSRLWFHEDVLNVLQRHTVSGICIYMYKQMHIHSHIIYVICRCGSETVEALILNLSELEDINLKTKAFTKMKNLRLLQMNVVHLTGSFEHLSKELRWLAWHNCPLEFLPQNFHLEKLVILDMQHSNVKQIWKNKILSELKVLNLSNSKYLTKSPNFSQVPQLEILILEGCISLVHVHESIGDLKRLTLLNLEGCKNFRNLPRSISNLKSLETLNMSSCLKLDKLPEELGNMMALTQLFLDRTAIKQLPSSFGLLKNLKIVSLSECKEQSSRSWSSLLSSWMPLRSLNRVSLLPTSIFGLRSLTRLDLRECNLSEDEIPVNFGSLSSLWNLDLSRNNFRNLPYCISCLPKLSFLWLVECMKLQSISGLPTSLGYLDASGCTSLERLSILSNHKRAEFFNFRNCHKLTEIQGLENLELSPVIHTEGCNNLAYDFRSHLQLRDDQYRVICLSGSDVPNWFSHQRIGCSISFHVPSILDGQILRLLVCAVYVANEGSYDMHGFHPHVIIHNKAIGYQSIISPIFFPGPTYGDHFFLYQMPLKIINELEMESGDEIEVSIEVSARAKVKQCGIHLLDEPNILNKLKVINLSNFKYLTKSPDFSQVPQLETLILEGCTSLVEIHESIGCLKNLVLLNLRGCKSLVYFPCSISNFRYLEFLDLVDCLQVNIGSMFASTELLADEIGIKQSPRVASLSGCNEQSSKSWLSLFSSLMSPKSLNPICFIPHSVSRLRSLTTLNLSGHLSEDMFRIDFESFSSLHYLDLSRNNFRNLPDCIGRLPKLYNLHLHECTALQSISGLFSSVSFVGCKRLYIKGTTLNFVKPQERTTYLPSSLPQIAGDSKIGKLGNFFYSQSSI encoded by the exons ATGGATCGCAACGAGGGCCAAACCAGCAGTGCGAGTCCAAACAAAAACG GCTCTACCCCTCCTGTTAACTCACAGGATATCTCTCCTTTTTCGGTACAACCAAACTCGACAACCGCAAGTAATTACGACGTCTTTCTCAGTTTCAGAGGTGAAGACACTCGCAAGAATTTCACCGATCACCTCTATTCTGCCTTGATGCGAGTCGGAATTCGTACCTTTCGAGATGACGAGGAGCTTCAAAGAGGAAAGACCATCTTTACTGAATTACGCAATGTGATTCGTGGAACGAAGATTTCCATTGTGGTTTTTTCCAAAGGCTACGCTTCTTCCACATGGTGTCTTGATGAACTAGTGGAGATTGTGCACGGTAGGAACACCATAGGCCACACtctttttcctatattttatcACGTGGATCCTTCGGATGTTCGAAAACAGACTCGAACTTTTGCAGAAGCCTTTGTTAGGCATGAAGAGCGGTTTCAAACCGATATGGAGAGGGTGCAGAGGTGGAGAGTATCTCTTACTGAAGCTGCGAATTGTTCCGGCTGGAATCTCTCGAGTCTTGCAAATGG GTATGAATCAAGCTTCATTGACAAGATTGTTGCACAAGTTTCTTGTGAAGTGGAACCAGTTGGCTTGAAAGTTGCCAGACACTTGGTAGGAATAAATAATCGTGTTGATCAAGTTAAAGATTTGTTAAATCTTGGAATAAATGACGTTCGTATTGTAGGCATTTACGGTATGGGTGGAATAGGTAAAACAACACTAGCAAAAGCTGTGCATAACCAAATATGTTGTGAATTTGTTGGAAGTAGTTGTCTTTTAGACATTAAAGAAATGTCAGAACGACCTAATGGATTAGTTTGTTTACAAGAACAACTTCTTTCtgatatattaaaaacaaagaatttgAAGATTGACAATGTTGATCGAGGAATCAATTTGATTGAGAAAAGAATTCATGGAAAAAGAGTTCTTGTTGTTCTTGATAATGTGGATAACTTGAAACAATTCTACACATTAGTCGGAAACTTAGAATTGTTTGGTCCGAGAAGTAGAGTCATTGTAACAACTAGAGATGAACATGTGCTAATTAAACTTGGAGTACATGGAAAATATAAAGTTGAAGAATTGGGAGAGGAGGAGTCTCTTCAACTTTTCAGTTTGAATGCCTTCAGCATGCTTTATCCAAAAGAATATTACTGGGAACTTTCAATTTGTGTAGTGAATTATTGCAGAGGTCTTCCATTAGCTCTTGAagttttgggttcttttttATTAGGAAGAAGCGTTGCTGAATGGATAAGCGAattggaaaaattacaaaaatttccTCACCCCGAGATTCAAGAAATACTTAAAATAAGCTTTGATTCACTAGATGGTGATGCAAAGGACATATTCCTTGATGTTGCATGTTCCTTTGTCGATATGGATAAAGAATATGTTATCAAAATACTTGATGGCTGTGGTTTCTATCCAATTATTGGTATCAGTATTCTCATTCAGAGATCCCTTGTGACAATTGATCACGAAAATAAGTTGAGGATGCATGATCTTATTCGAGATATGGGAAGGGAGATTGTTCGAGAAAAGTCACCCAATTTTCCAGGAAAACGTAGTAGGTTGTGGTTTCATGAGGATGTCTTAAATGTGTTACAGAGACATACGGTAAGTGGCATATGCATTTATATGTATAAGCAAATGCACATACACAGTCACATAATATATGTCATATGTAGGTGT GGATCAGAAACGGTGGAGGCTCTCATCTTAAATCTATCTGAACTTGAAGatataaatttgaaaactaAAGCATTTACAAAAATGAAGAATTTGAGATTGCTCCAAATGAATGTTGTACATCTCACGGGATCCTTTGAACATCTCTCTAAAGAGCTAAGATGGCTAGCTTGGCATAATTGTCCTCTGGAATTTCTACCACAGAATTTTCATCTAGAGAAACTTGTTATTCTTGACATGCAGCATAGTAATGTCAAACAAATTTGGAAGAACAAA ataCTGAGCGAATTGAAGGTCCTTAATCTCAGCAATTCCAAATATCTCACCAAATCACCAAACTTCTCTCAAGTGCCACAATTAGAGATACTGATACTTGAAGGTTGCATAAGCTTGGTTCATGTTCACGAGTCCATTGGAGATCTGAAAAGACTTACTCTACTAAATTTAGAAGGATGTAAGAACTTTAGAAATCTTCCAAGAAGCATTTCGAATTTAAAATCTCTCGAAACTCTTAACATGTCCAGCTGTTTAAAACTTGACAAGTTACCAGAGGAATTGGGGAATATGATGGCTTTAACCCAGTTGTTTTTAGACAGGACTGCTATTAAGCAACTACCATCATCGTTTGGTCTTTTGAAGAATCTTAAGATTGTATCATTATCTGAATGTAAAGAACAATCCTCAAGATCTTGGTCATCACTTCTCTCATCATGGATGCCACTAAGAAGCTTGAACCGAGTAAGTTTGCTACCAACTTCCATTTTTGGATTACGTTCTTTGACAAGACTAGATCTCCGTGAGTGCAACTTGTCTGAAGATGAGATTCCTGTTAATTTTGGAAGTTTATCTTCACTCTGGAATTTGGATTTATCAAGAAACAATTTTCGTAACTTGCCTTATTGCATCAGTTGCCTTCCTAAATTGTCCTTTTTGTGGTTAGTTGAGTGTATGAAACTTCAATCAATTTCTGGACTCCCCACAAGTCTAGGCTACTTGGATGCAAGTGGTTGCACATCATTGGAAAGACTCTCAATTTTGTCGAATCATAAAAGGGCAGAGTTTTTCAACTTTCGTAATTGCCACAAATTGACTGAGATTCAAGGCTTGGAGAATTTGGAATTATCTCCGGTGATTCACACGGAAGGGTGTAACAATCTAGCATATGATTTTAGGAGTCATCTCCAg ttgCGCGATGATCAGTATCGTGTCATTTGCCTCTCTGGTAGTGATGTTCCAAATTGGTTCAGTCATCAGAGAATTGGATGTTCGATATCCTTCCATGTACCTTCAATTTTAGATGGTCAAATCCTACGATTGCTTGTTTGTGCTGTTTATGTAGCCAATGAAGGATCATATGACATGCATGGTTTTCATCCTCACGTGATAATCCATAATAAAGCTATAGGCTACCAGTCTATTATTTCTCCAATATTCTTTCCCGGCCCAACCTATGGAGATCATTTCTTTCTATACCAGATGCCActcaaaattataaatgaattGGAGATGGAAAGTGGAGACGAAATTGAGGTGTCCATCGAAGTTTCGGCAAGAGCTAAAGTGAAGCAGTGTGGAATTCATTTACTTGATGAGCCAAAT atACTCAACAAGTTGAAGGTCATTAATCTTAGTAATTTCAAATACCTCACCAAATCACCAGACTTCTCTCAAGTGCCACAACTGGAGACACTAATACTTGAAGGTTGCACAAGTTTGGTTGAGATTCACGAGTCCATCGGATGCTTGAAAAACCTTGTTTTGCTGAATTTAAGAGGATGCAAGAGTCTTGTGTATTTTCCATGCAGCATTTCTAACTTCAGATATCTCGAATTTCTTGATTTGGTTGACTGCTTACAAGTTAACATTGGGAGTATGTTTGCTTCAACAGAGTTGCTTGCAGATGAAATCGGTATTAAGCAATCCCCACGCGTTGCATCATTATCGGGATGTAATGAACAATCCTCAAAATCTTGGTTGTCACTTTTCTCATCATTGATGTCACCAAAAAGCTTGAACCCAATTTGTTTTATACCACATTCTGTTTCTAGATTACGTTCTTTAACAACACTAAATCTCTCTGGGCATTTGTCTGAAGATATGTTTCGTATTGATTTTGAGAGTTTCTCTTCACTCCACTATTTGGATTTATCAAGAAACAATTTTCGTAACCTACCTGATTGCATCGGTCGCCTTCCTAAATTGTACAATTTGCATTTGCATGAGTGTACGGCTCTTCAATCCATTTCAGGACTCTTCTCAAGTGTAAGCTTTGTTGGATGCAAGAGATTGTACATCAAGGGAACGACTCTCAATTTCGTCAAACCACAAGAGAGGACTACTTATTTACCTTCGTCATTGCCACAAATTGCCGGAGATTCGAAGATTGGAAAATTGGGAAATTTCTTCTATTCACAATCAAGCATATGA
- the LOC133877932 gene encoding cytochrome P450 71D9-like, whose protein sequence is MELQVLSFPILLSFLLFMLMVLKKLGKRFKTHRTLSLPPGPWQLPIFGNMHNFSAGCPPHRALGELSKKHGPLMLLRLGEVSTLVVSSAEYAKEVMKTHDANFASRPSVLSSKILSYDCTSIGFAPVGNYWRKLRKICALELLSQKRVESYRALREEELSNFVKWIASQAGSPVNLSSKVFSTVYGITSRAAFGKKCQDQELFIQIVKDVIAFASGFNMADFFPSIKLLHVISGVRPTLEKMHKETDRIMEKIISEHKAKASGGEAATEEDLVDVLLKFHEDAIGTDSEFSLTNDNIKAVILDIFSAGSETSSITIIWAMSEMMRNPEVMKKAQAEVREVFDRKGRVDETAINEMKYLKLLVKETLRARPPAATLLPRESRERCEIDGYEIPAKAKVIVNAWAISRDPKYWTEPERFMPERFLESSLDYQGTSFNYLPFGAGRRICPGITFGLFIVEYTIALLLYHFDWTLPDGMKPQDLDMTETVGATVGKKEDLFLIPTLHDNPLPVE, encoded by the exons ATGGAGCTCCAAGTCTTATCATTCCCAATCCTTCTCTCCTTCTTGCTGTTTATGTTAATGGTACTGAAAAAATTAGGGAAGAGATTCAAAACCCACCGCACTTTAAGTCTACCTCCAGGGCCATGGCAGCTACCCATCTTTGGAAACATGCACAACTTTTCTGCAGGGTGTCCACCTCATCGTGCCTTGGGAGAGCTGTCCAAGAAACATGGACCGTTGATGCTGCTTCGCCTTGGAGAAGTTTCCACTCTTGTGGTTTCTTCTGCTGAGTACGCGAAAGAGGTGATGAAAACCCATGACGCAAACTTCGCGTCAAGACCCAGTGTTCTTTCCTCAAAGATCTTGTCGTATGATTGTACAAGCATTGGGTTTGCACCCGTGGGCAATTACTGGAGAAAGCTACGAAAAATTTGTGCTCTAGAGCTTTTGAGCCAAAAACGTGTTGAATCTTACCGAGCACTTCGAGAAGAAGAGCTATCAAATTTCGTCAAATGGATTGCTTCACAAGCTGGATCTCCTGTCAATCTTTCCAGCAAAGTGTTTTCAACAGTGTATGGGATTACTTCAAGGGCGGCCTTTGGTAAGAAATGCCAAGACCAAGAACTATTCATACAAATTGTGAAGGATGTTATCGCGTTCGCATCAGGTTTCAATATGGCAGATTTCTTTCCTTCTATTAAACTGCTTCATGTGATCAGTGGGGTGAGGCCTACACTTGAGAAAATGCACAAGGAAACTGATAGGATTATGGAAAAAATCATCAGCGAGCATAAGGCAAAAGCTTCAGGAGGAGAGGCTGCAACAGAAGAAGATTTGGTAGATGTTCTCCTAAAATTTCACGAGGACGCGATCGGTACTGACAGTGAGTTTTCCTTAACTAACGACAACATCAAGGCTGTAATCCTG GACATTTTTTCTGCTGGGAGTGAGACATCATCCATAACCATAATCTGGGCAATGTCAGAAATGATGAGAAATCCAGAAGTGATGAAGAAGGCACAAGCTGAGGTGAGGGAAGTGTTTGATAGAAAAGGGAGGGTTGACGAAACAGCCattaatgaaatgaaatatttgaaGTTACTTGTGAAGGAGACTCTGCGAGCACGCCCTCCGGCTGCTACTTTACTTCCTAGAGAATCTAGAGAGAGGTGTGAAATTGATGGGTATGAAATTCCTGCAAAAGCTAAAGTCATTGTTAATGCATGGGCGATTTCAAGAGATCCAAAATATTGGACTGAACCAGAGAGATTTATGCCAGAGAGATTCCTTGAGAGCTCTCTTGACTATCAGGGGACTAGTTTCAATTATCTCCCATTTGGAGCTGGAAGGAGGATATGCCCAGGCATAACATTTGGCCTTTTCATTGTTGAGTACACAATTGCTCTGCTTTTGTACCATTTTGATTGGACTCTTCCCGATGGAATGAAGCCTCAAGATCTGGACATGACTGAGACTGTCGGCGCTACAGTTGGAAAAAAGGAAGATCTGTTCTTGATTCCAACACTTCATGATAATCCCTTGCCGGTTGAATAA